A window of Narcine bancroftii isolate sNarBan1 chromosome 6, sNarBan1.hap1, whole genome shotgun sequence genomic DNA:
AAGTGTCAAACATGGCTTATTGAGGAATCTTCACCCCAAACTAACTGCCCCAATCCCACCCCTCctgcccccatccccacccctcctgcccccatccccacccctcctgccccccacccatACTTCCCCCCATACCCCACCCGTACCAGCCCAAATGAGCCCATCTCCTCCCACCCAAAGGCCTAGTCCATCCCCAAGGGAGGGAGCACCCTCACCCAGACGGAGAGAGCATGTCCAGTGGGTGGGAGCCACACCCCCCGTCCTGTCCCCAGCGGGTGGGAGCCACCCTCCCCCCGTCCCATCTCGTCCCCCCCAGTGGGTGGGAACCGTGCCCGTGCCCCCCGTGCCCCCCGCGCCGTAGGAGGGGGCACCGTACCGGCGATGTCCGGGTGGCTGACGTGCTCGGTGAGGACGCGGCTGAAGCGCTGCAGGTGCTGGATGATCCGGGAGTAGATGAGCGCgtcctgccccccacccctcctgccccccacccctcctgccccccacccctcctgccccccacacATACTTCCCCCATACCCCACCCGTAGCAGCCCAAATGAGCCCATCTCCTCCCACCCAAAGGCCTAGTCCATCCCCAAGGGAGGGAGCACCCTCACCCAGACGGAGAGAGCATGTCCAGTGGGTGGGAGCCACCCTCCCCCCGTCCCATCCCGTCCCCCCCGTCCCATCCCGTCCCCCCCGTCCCATCCCGTCCCCCCCGTCCCATCCCGTCCCCCCCGTCCCATCCCGTCCCCCCCGTCCCATCCCGTCCCCCCCGTCCCATCCCGTTCCCCCCACTGGGTGGGAACCGTGCCCGTGCCCCCCGTGCCCCCCGTGCCGTAGGAGGGGGCACCGTACCGGCGAGGTCCGGGTGGCCGACGTGCTCGGTGAGGACGCGGCCGAAGCGCTGCAGGTGCTGGATGATCCGGGAGTAGATGAGCGCGTCCTGCCGCCCGCCCCGGATGCTGCCGCAGAAATAAATGCGGAGGCTCATCGTGAGCAGACGCCGCCCGTTCTCGCCCGGGCAAGATGGCGGCCGCGCCGCGGCGTGGGCCCCGCGCGCGGGGGGCGCGCGCGCACACAACGGCCCGGGGGGAGGGGCGGCAAGCCGGCGCGCGCGCGCGCGAGCCCGTGGGCTGGAGGGCGCCAAGGTCCGGGAGCCCAGAGGCGGTGGCAGGGAACGGGCCATCGTGGTCCTCGCCGGGTCTGGCCTCCATCGGAACTCGGCCTCCATCGGAACTCGGCCTCCATCGGAACTCGGCCTCCATCGGAACTCGGGTCCCTGGACGGATTCCGGTCCGTTCGCTCAACGCCAACAGCTGCCCCCCTGgacgaggaccccccccccactccagacCATAAGAGAGGGTGCGATGGGCCcgaggacccccaaacccagcagcaatagatattcacccagACCAAgtaaagttgtttttaatgatctttaaatgtgaaaacaggatcacactttaacttatcgctacTAACTTAActcacccaacttaacccccttctaattctaaacacacgtgTGTAAATTCGAGGAAAGGTCTTTggttcacattccaatctcacttctcactcctccaagttcactggttgcagccaattcttatactgtgcaaagaatttaacatttatgaagttcaccaggctttggtgcttgaaagggaaatggttatcactcaggaaaattcttgtcggttttcagagagatttggtgctcgttggacacaaactgattccttctgatcagccacgtcagtgtcttgccaaagaaacttgtcccatcagggttttccagatgataacctctttctttcaggtcaccacagagttccttttctgtttcccttatttcaagtgaaacattatgcagccagccatctcctcttgtatggaccacaagggcattgaccaggcggaactaagaactcacaacctgtcttcaaaatggggtttttccacaagctcgccagcttgtcccgttccagtcccagctactgttgctgaactgtagaactgaattctctctctctctctctcttactcagggaaaaccacatgaccctctcgaTCGGCAAAtttcactcagacagactgcagctccgtatctaatcttccaagtttgttcatctgttgctttccaaaacaacaatccattactccacagcatgtccaattaacacctacttgtgaagtccttatagtcatccttcaaagtttctgcaaaggtacctgaagcctggactgtctggcttcagTGGAGTTCCAGCATTCTCAATGAgacctgttttgaaatgtttgtatgtgacctactctaaaaaaacagccacaatttatctccttttaaaacatatttatatacaatataaaatataatataatccatcacaatgtcctccttcaaacaacgtggctttccctccaccatcatcaactcgGCACTCACCCGCATAACCTCCATAACttgcatatctgccctggcccctctaCCCCCAAGCACAACAAGGTCAGGATACCTACCACCCCAGCAGAActttgccatttccaccaccacctATATGATCCAACCACCAGACATagattcccctctctgccttctgcagggaccactccttccATGAGTCCCttgcccattcctccctccccagcaatcatccccttggtaacTCTACCTGTGACCACGTGAAATCCTCCACTTGCACCCTCACCTCCTCCCACCACCATTTggtgccccaaacagtccttccaggtgaagcaacatttcacttgtgaatctgcagtgtacaccaactgcatccggtgctcctgttgtggtcttctctatgTCGGAGGAACTAGACGCagaactgggagatcgcttcattgagcacctcagctctgaccACCTCAATAGGATGGATCTctgcagtggccacccatttcaattccatatcccattctcttgcttacATGTCTTGAGCctaaaacattagttatgtatctttgctaaatTAAATACATTgtctaacttgctgagtttctccagcaatgtgtttttgctcttctcactgttatcttcaggaagaaggtacagaagcccgaAGACGAGCACTTCAAAGTTCAAGAACCGtttatttccaacagcaatcagattCTGGCACATCCCTTATTACACTAATCACAAAATGAAATTTTGCAGAGTCAATAGGTGAAGCGATATAACCTTTTTATTCAATGTTCTTGCAAGAGCGGGTGTCCTTCAGAAAGGCACACACAGTGATACTCAACatttttttatacatttctttgtgttaataACCACTTCTCTGTTAGTTTAATTGGTTAGTGAACTGAGTAATTGATATGTtagtttaacctatcaaaagctgttcCTCTCCTTGTCTTAAAGCCTGCCCTTGTTTACTTCTCCCACTACCCTTATTTCATTACCCCTACCCTTATTTATTCTCATCCTTATTTGGTATGATGCTTTGTCACATGTTCCTGttctttcacattttttttaaatcaagctgGCCTTGTCTGAAATCTCTTGCAGGAACTGATCTTCCTTTGTATTCTAGCAGACATCCCCCCCACTTCTCTCCCATCTGCTTTCTCTGGGCTGCCATTATTAACACTGCTCATCACATTCTTCAGAAATAGTACTTTGGATAATTTTCACAATCCTCCCCTTTTCTATTTATCCTGCTGTTTCTGCATCATTGGAGATAGAACCATAAAATCCCTCCAGTTTGGATAACATCATACCACTGGTCTCTTCCACTTTCTCAAGTCTTTCGCAGTCAAGTAGATACAGCTTATCCCGTATTGTCCCATCTTCTACGCCCCTGAAGGGCATTTGTTTCATAATTGCAATTTCAATAAGCTGCTGTGTAAGCCTGCGCACACAGGGTAGAATACAACATCCCAGACCAGTGAGTACTCCTACCACCACTATTAAGGAGGTCAGTATGGAGACTATCACTCCCTTCAATTTTCCAAATACAACTCCAGCCACTCAGTTAGTGAGGTGTCCACTCCCGAATTTTCGGTCAACTCCTCAGTGGAGAGGCCCTGCAATGCTTTTGTAATAGTTCCATCTGGAGCTGTGTTATTTGGAATAAAGGTACAACATTGCTTGTCAAACATAATGCAGACACCTCCTTCTTTAGCCATTAACCAGTCCAAAATCTGTTGATTCTGCCATATCATTTTGCTGGTCGCATCGACCTGCTCTCCCAGGGCACCcaataattgatcaatctctGTTGGttataataaatataattaatCCATTCTGCATTCCTCACAATTCCAATTATTGGTAGTAAGGCTTCCCATCCTGTTAGAGAACAAATCCTGCAATATATAAACTAATTCATATATTTTCAGTACATTTCCTCTGTATTCTTCTCCCTTATCATCCCTCCTTTTGAATCGAACCatggaactgaattctctctctctctctctctctctctctctctctctctctctctctctctctctctctctcactcagggAAAACCACACAAACCAGGGAATCTAAACAGAGAACTTGTCATGTATTTCTTAGCTGCACTGCCTGCATTCCAAAGCCATCTGTTGATACCAGCTCGTATCATTCATGGAGCCTCTTCTCAATCCAGATATCTAGCttccattttgtattttaattcactttaatactacattctttttcttacttttgtcttggtttataatttttaattagcTAACATCACAATTGCATGCAAGATTTATGACCCCCTCATGGCCCTCCAAATATTCAGGTTAACCAAGCAACCCATCCATTCTGCCCCTCCGTCCCTGTCTAAAACTGTCCAACAAATTATGGATATCTTGCATTACCTCTAAAGATTCGTCTGCAACCTTTGTAATGCACTTAACCTGTAAAATCGGGTATACACCACCCTGGGTAGCAAACTGATAATCCACTGCAAATCTGATTTGTTGTGAGAAAAGCCTTGATTCTACCAATTCTCAATTAACAGCCCCAACTCTGCTACTGTCTCATTGCCCAACGCTGTTAAGCCACAGATGAGATGATTGCGATTCTTGACAGCCACCACCCCAACTGATCTTCCAAGGGATATGGAGCTGAAGACTCGCCATCCAATGTCAGATCCTAGGGTAACAGGATTGTTATGGTCCTTAGACCATGGCGATGATCCGTCTTCTGACTCTCGCATTTTCTGGGCATAGGACGACATGAGGTCCTAACGTCCCAATGGAAAACAAGGCAGGGAAGCTGTTTCCTGGAACACATAGGctttctttaactgataacatttgTTATATCAATGTCTgagatctctctctttctctctctgtgcatctctctctctgagtAAATTCGAGGGTGATTTTTCCTTCTCTTACTTTATTTTTCCCATGTTTTTCACAGCGGCATCTCCACAAATCCTCGAGTTAAATTCAAACATTCCTTCCTTAAACAAGTGCATGAGACGTATCCCTCCTTAATCTCATAATCATGATCCCAGCAGTGTTCTTCTATACAGgcaaatcatctttccattttaccATCCCACATCCCCATCTCAGACCATCAAAACACATGGAGTAACTGTTATTTAAGAAATATGCTGGCTGTGTTAATTCAGAAGTGATTGTGTGGTAAAGCCAGTACTctgatgtgatagtacagatctatcaccaatgtatatagtgtatatagttacaatatctagactgtgcttacagcgattggctgagagctaagcacgcctactgtctgggccttaaagggttgtgtccctagccaggtcggatcattccggactggtcggccacctgtgaagagctcctgtcttttgctaataaaagccttgatttggatcaacaagactttgattctttcgatgagctctacacctGGCAACCCTTCTAGTCATACTGTCTATCTGATCAAATAAGCGTGGCTAGCTTTCTATACACCTTCCTTTAGCTGCTTGGAACTACTTAGCTGATTCATTAGCCAATAGCCCTAACTTCTGATTGGTGCTATAAATATTCATCTTATCAACATATAAGTAAGACACATTTAAAAGGGTATTGTGTTGTCACCAAAAATTCCTATTTTCAGTCTCGATTCCAGTCTTCAGTTCAAATGTCAGGGCGACAAGAGGCAAAACAATAAAGTTCTCGTGTTGTACGTGGGCATCTCATTTTCAGTCCATTATAATAAAAGTCTTAATGTCTTAGCTGGGCCTTTTTCCTTAAGTCTTTTTGAAGTATCTAGTGAGGCTGTCCTTCAAGCATGACTGTAGTCAGTGTTATTACCGGAACCTGGAATAGTCCTTTCCAGCAAGTTCCCAATTTCTTCCGATCCAATTCTTTACCAGAATGTAATTCTCAGGTTTGACATCAGAATGTTCACCACTTTGATCTGTTGGATCAGCCTCCTTTAGGTGTGTTTGTTTTACCTGTGAATGCATCTCTCAAAAAACATTTTAGTTGGATTTCtcaaatatttgcttatgtcctcACCTAATGATAATAAATCTATCCCTACTGGCGGTGCGGGCTTTTCTCCCCAAGAGGTCCATATTGGATGTCCGTGgaccatctctgcagcagatagccctgaCTTAGCCTGCAGTGTCATCTGCATTTAAAACAATCCTGGGGTAGCACTTTTTTGCCAATTTTAGCCCTGTTTCCTCAGTCAATTTGGCcagtgtagttttttttaatttgcatatTCCACTATTCCTGCTGGCTGGGGTTAATGGGAGCAGTGTAATCCCCAATTCCTTCATCCAATTCAACCCAGTTTCTGCTTAAAGCTTAGTCAATTTGTTCTTTAAGGACCCAGGCAAGTCAATAATAAAAAGTTACGTACTTAATTCTGTAAAATCAATCCATATACTCTCAAATGGTAGGCATTCAATTTTTTTACCAGGGTCATTTTGTAGGCAGATAATTCCTTCCTTTGGAATGTTCTACTTTCTTAGATTAGTGACTTGTCCCTTCTATGCCACTCCTCTTTAGCCAATCTACATGATTGCATATATAAAATTAAGTAGTTCAAGTAAAAGAAATTGTGTTTGGTAGAAAGATTGTCCAATAGGGGTGTTTCACAATTTGATTCTGGCACAACCCTACTGTTtacaaagctttttttttgtaactttttatttatcgcactatgaaccatatcaaccaaaatatgtacaaatgtttctcattaaatttacacagtaacattttccctcttttctccccatttcccacccccctccaaatccagtaaatattaaacatataaaatacaataaaacaacatcttcacacaaaagtaaaacaaaaaagaaaGACTTTAAATCTGATCGTGCTTATCTTTTTATCTCTAGGAGGCGGAGATCTGAGGCAGGCATTTTCTGCTATATTTcatgtatgattcccaaatttgttcaaacaatgtaattttgtcttttaaattatacgtaattttttccaatggaatacacttattcatttccatgtaccattgttgtattttcaggctctcttccactttccaggttgacattatacattttgggctctatccaatttgagacctagttctttacttcttatattatttgaaagaaaaatttctggattttttggtatgttgttttttgtgattttgtttaatatctgatttagctcTTCCCAAAAAGTATTCACCTTTGTGCATGCCCAAATTGcgtgtattgttgttccaatttcatttttacagcgaaagcatctatccgatattgttgggtcccactcttttaatttctgaggggtgatatatagcctgtgtaaccaattatattgtatcatacgtacaATACGTGTTTATtgtgttcttcatagttccaggacATAACTTTTCCCAGGTTTcgttctttatgtttaaatccttttcccaactttgtttaggtttgtacttcatttcatcattttccttgcatTGCCTTCCCACTTACTCTTAGATCTATGTAAACTTGGCTTATCCATAGTGTCCTGCAACAAtgtatacatatcagaaataaagccCTTATTTGACAAATGAGAaatcaaaatttcaaattttgttaactttGGAACTTTCATATCTCTtcaaaaattatctttcactaatgctctaacTTGGTagtatacaaataaagaattcgctgatattccaaatttttccctaagttgattaaaagaaaggaatttaccttcctcaaaacaatcctccaacACTTTTATTCCTTGAATCTGCCATTCCTTTAAAAATCTGTTTTTCAAAGGAAAAGGAATGTCTATTTTGGTATAACGGAATTGGaattgatatttttccttttgtACCTATATTAGAATTCCTTTTAATCCAAACTTCTAATAAATGCTTTAAAACATTATACTTCTGGAATAAAACAGGATTCCACTTAAATAGAAAATGATGAGGATGGAAGTCCGAAATATTAGCTAATTCAAccctggcccaactagggggatACGAAACATCTAACATttgattaataaattttaattgagcagcctcataataattctgaaaatgaggtaattgtaaaCCTCCAAAAGCATATTTCCAACGCTATTctagctaattttcccttccataaaaattctcgtaCAGCCGCaattaaatctagaaaaaaatattttgaaagtaaacaagaaaaagatattgaatacgtggaaaaatattgactcgtcctattaatgacaaaggtaaatctttccttttaatcaaatctgccttaatctttctcattaaaggaacataatttaatttatacaatgattgaatttttacatcaatcattatacccaaatatttaacttTATCAGTCCAACGCAATTTAGTAATTTGCCTACATTGAGGCAAATCAgaaattggcaatatttcacttttatcccaattcactttatatccagacaacatACCATAATGTTCTAAACATTTTTGAAGATGAATTAAAGATTGATCTGGATGCaataaatatatcaatacatcatctgcaaataaattaatcttatattcatcctctGTTATCCTTATACCTTTAATATTCTCGTTCTGTCTTATCgcttgagctaaaggttctatgaccaacacaaatagagctggtgacaaaggacaaccttgatgtgtCGAACAGGATAATTTAAATAATGAAGAGGTttaaccatttgtcaccaccctagcaactggattattatatattgtcttaacccaaccaataaaaaatgggccaaatttaaacttctccaacactttaaataaagaattccattcaacccaatcaaatgctttttctgcatcaagtgcaactaccattggtaggttgggttgctgacatGATGCATTAATCAAGGAAATtgctctaagaatattatcaaaagcctatctattcttaataaaacctaccTGATCTGCATGTACTAActgaggcaaatatttagcaagtctatttgccaataatttcgctattattttataatccatatttaataaagaaattagccGATATGATGCTACATtcaaggatctctatctttttttggtattagTGTTATTATTGCACTTGAACAAGACTCCGGTAAAGCTTGTTCCTAAGTCACTTGCTGAATAACATCCATAAATAAAGGAGGTaaatcctcatttaaaaaaactttattaaatTCAGCAGAAAATCCGTCGTCATCCgaagactttccatttggcatttattGAATAACAACCTTTATCTCAAGATCCGTAAAAGGAGAATCCAATTTTCTCACATCATTTCTCCTCCTATTGGCAAATTCGAACCAGACAAAAAAAGACTCAATAGATCGATCATCTCGAACCCTCTCAGAAGTATATTTATTTTCTGGTAAAATGACAAAAATTGCTCATTTATTTCCTGAGATTTATAGGTAACTGATGTactttttttacagcattaatagttctcaaagcttgttctgttttcaattgccaagctaaaactttatgcgctctatcacccaactcataataatgttgtttagatctttgaatcaaatgctcatattgatatgtttgtaatgtattataatgtaattttagTTTAGTTAAAGCAGCCTTATTATCTTCCATACAATTCTTCTGAAACTCCTCTTCCAAGTCAGTTATCTGTTTTTCCAACATCAGGCCAaaaatttcattttttctttcgatgaataactaataatttgaccttgtaaaaaagccttcaaagcatcccataaagtaaaattactctgtACTGAATTCCTATTCAAACGCAAAAAAGaaacaatttgatccttaataaaaCTAACAAATTCAGGTTTTTTCAGTAACATTGAATCAAATCCAGCTATTGTTGGAGCAGGGTGACCTCAACTTATAGAGGGCAGTCAAACTAGCAGACATGctagaggtggccctccaaaatatGGACACCTACTCAGCCAACAACACGGTCACCTAGAGGTTACCGCAGGCGCAGCCATCTTGGGATGTAGGAGGGCCGCGAACCTGCAGAATATCGTCACCACCATGTCCTGCCAGCAACTCAACCATGGCCAATGTACTCCacaagcacccaaagtgctacttcagTGGCCTGCACAAGCACCCTAGAAAATGCTGCCCGATGAAAGAAAGGGCATTATGCAAAGGTACGTAAATCCAAGTTGCCTTCTAAACCCAGCAGTGCTGCATGTGGGCTGTGGGGGTTGCCATCTTGAATGCCATCATCTTGGGATTGAACACCTGAACACTCCACCGCATCTACAGAGTCTGACAGCGAttcaacactggcctccatcactctGGATCAAGGTAGCCCTCAGCAACTCGCCAGATTGATGATGGTCATTGAGGTAAAGAGTCATGAGACGAGCTGCCAGTTTGATAGtgggagcacggagagcttcatccatAGTGCAGCATTTCTCCCTTATGGTAAGGCCAGCAAGCCACAAAGTCTCTACGGCCTCAAAGTTCTATACGACAGATGTTTGTGGCAACTGTGCAGTGACTAACTATGTGGGGCACGTACTACAAAGTTCAACTCGTGATGCCACTGCACCATGCTTCCGTGCTGCTGAAGTTCAACTTTCAATGCCACTTTAAAAGTATGACAATAGAGTACGAGGGGCTACATCCTCTCCCTGTCTGTAACATGCAGGTTTTAAACTGTCCACTGCACTTCACCTGCAAACCCCCCTACTCCCCGGCCTCTCCTCCCACTGTTTCCACCCAGCAGATTGCCCACTGTGCATGACCCCCTGTTGCCATCAAAAGTAGGTGATACAGTATCAAGGGCAGGGCCTTTATTAGGTCAGAGGTGTGGCAGCTACTGAACGTGGGGTATATTGAAGCCAGCATCAGCCCCTGAAGAGCCCTAGTGGTGGTAGTAGAGAATGAGATGAAACAGATATACACAGTTGGACGCGTACCCTCTTCCCCGCATATCTGACATGGTGGATCCATTCGCTCAATATCAGGTATTCTCCACGATTGATTTAAAGTTGGCACACTGCCAACTCTCTATCCGCTCAAAGGATTGCCAatatactgcctttgaggcagatggccgcCTCTATTGTTTCCTGAGGGTTTCCTTTGGCATCACCAACAAGGTCTtgatcttccagagggagatggactgaatggtaaaCTAGTGGGAGCTGCAGGCCACATACTCGTATCTGGACGTCACGATTTGTGGCCATGGCgtgcaggatcatgatgccaatctccaaaaATTTCTCCAGACCTTAAATACAATAAGGATAAATGTGTATTTCACATAACCCACCTTgctattgtgagagatgggaaaattgatctaaaattatgaacatggaagaaactaaagttcatcagtaaaatggctgtaaccagttcaaacaggataagcttggggcttaggatgcaggaaagcagagtcagcacgattaacataagaatcttctagtctttgtgacaagaccataggactaagataaggaatggtaaggtacaatagaatgtaggaagttgaggtagtctggatcagataagggtctcctagccctggacagaagtaccaagtcatacatttctaattagctaaccatacacagatttatacatatgaaattagccaaccctagatagaatgagtcaactctgcatatcaagagactgtagcccagagaatcaggaaggtgtgaataaggacaatgacatgaagggacaccgacaggataccccccctggttctccaagtatactgaaattgcacgtaggcaggcaggattgcctaatgccaaacctctccagcaggaggcagaagaatgtaagggggagggtattcctacactgaaatcaactgtataaaagttgggtgagccccagtgtctgtgtgtattcccagggtaaggggaagcacccaactttgcattgttgtagtaataaatgttctttgttctcaatttttgtctcgagcaatttctttaaaggtactttaatttctaacactatCCTTGGCTGAATTGTAGAGGTCAGAAACATCGGCCCTGATCCTTACTGCATGTGCCCTCTTTTGGAATTCCTCCTTCTCCACAGCCTCAAAGCTCTGaaaagctgcctgggcttctACTATGCCCAGTAGGTCCCAAATTATGCCCACCTCATCAAATGGACCTCATTTCCCCTAAGATCAGAGGCCCGTCCAGCCTTTGGCCGCATCAAGGCAGACCTGACCAAAGCCACGATGCTCACGGTGGACCCACCCCATTCCAGTTGGAGTGCAATGCGTCT
This region includes:
- the LOC138737222 gene encoding 5-hydroxymethyl-dUMP N-hydrolase-like isoform X3, with translation MARSLPPPLGSRTLAPSSPRARARARRLAAPPPGPLCARAPPARGAHAAARPPSCPGENGRRLLTMSLRIYFCGSIRGGRQDALIYSRIIQHLQRFGRVLTEHVGHPDLAGEGGLEVDDKYIHDRDLQWLQEADVIVAEVTQPSLGVGYEIGRAASMNKKILCLFQKPSKYVLSAMIRGAANGTNIHVKDYSVEKVESILQQYFEQQL